The following coding sequences are from one Vibrio syngnathi window:
- the fliJ gene encoding flagellar export protein FliJ — protein MDNALEFLLDQAKDQENQAVLALNQANVELQGYYEQVEQIEKYRLDYCQQLVDRGKAGLTASQYGHLNRFLTQLDETLSKQREAEHHFKNQVDNCQSYWMELRKKRKSYEWLMEKKQKEKARLQDQREQKQMDEFSTLLYSRKKM, from the coding sequence ATGGATAACGCGTTAGAATTTCTTCTCGATCAAGCGAAAGACCAAGAGAACCAAGCCGTATTGGCGCTGAATCAAGCGAATGTCGAGCTTCAGGGTTACTACGAACAGGTTGAACAGATCGAAAAATATCGACTTGATTACTGTCAGCAACTTGTTGACCGAGGTAAGGCCGGATTAACCGCTAGCCAATATGGTCACTTAAACCGTTTCTTAACGCAATTAGATGAAACGCTCTCTAAGCAGAGAGAAGCGGAACACCACTTTAAGAATCAGGTCGATAACTGCCAAAGCTATTGGATGGAGTTACGAAAAAAGCGTAAATCCTACGAGTGGTTGATGGAGAAAAAGCAGAAAGAGAAAGCAAGGCTGCAAGACCAAAGAGAGCAAAAGCAAATGGATGAGTTCTCGACTCTGTTATATAGCCGAAAGAAAATGTGA
- a CDS encoding flagellar hook-length control protein FliK, with the protein MNVSLSSNSATNKTSSLLDSGSASSKVEDTGDSKGFFESFKEALGFEESDSKVAAKDAEITAKPDAKQASTEGEASAEANKGDSAESKATDEVNEAQSKQAASEVEGEKAAEEISAEAASGSEAELKANSGTDSTVADKTVADKADGKDAQVTTNDSKEQVAQSQTQGTSAVDGSAQASQANAAMNEGNKLLGQLDEANKTLNQAPNGKGLPQQGQVDKAQGNISGASVAVASVTDEATQQTNAATQENSLEVDSEIAVLTGGKGVSQLTDDEIRQLMDKGVTPEQIEASMNRELSQKNAASAAVAEQSQAISAADIELAKQVDAHTKALKQLNGQIESEQSVVDSLLKKQQSGAKLTVDEQAALAKATSNLDLLNQQLTNVQQQATALLNQAPAVNSASGEPAAIDWDNTDSSETKALAAAASTAAVATAAQQVSAQATSQSASNALADKALTQQAAQQLTSQQGSAAPTQQQAALDPSLTAQSLAMNAAPVATKAGATDALLKAGAGAAALSGLGKAGAKDDSKDSTFAQQIASAAGAQGTATVGSAPTRAEIQAAQQAPLQLTKELANEQVAEKVQMMMSKNLKNLDIRLDPPELGQMKIRMTMNNDVANVHFTVGSQQAREVIEQTLPRLREMLAQQGMQLAESSVQQQNSGQGQDRYNNGEQQSGSNRINDGQGDENLDSNSNLELNVTSKRDGISYYA; encoded by the coding sequence ATGAATGTTAGTCTTTCCTCAAATTCAGCGACCAACAAAACGTCATCGTTGTTGGACTCCGGTTCTGCCTCTTCAAAGGTAGAAGATACTGGAGACTCTAAAGGCTTCTTTGAGTCTTTCAAAGAAGCACTAGGCTTTGAAGAAAGTGACAGTAAAGTCGCAGCAAAAGACGCAGAAATCACCGCGAAACCTGATGCTAAACAGGCCTCTACCGAAGGTGAAGCGTCAGCCGAAGCGAACAAAGGTGATTCAGCTGAATCAAAGGCTACTGACGAAGTGAACGAAGCGCAAAGCAAGCAAGCAGCTTCAGAAGTAGAAGGCGAGAAAGCTGCTGAGGAAATATCTGCAGAGGCTGCGTCTGGATCTGAGGCTGAGCTCAAAGCCAATTCGGGTACTGATAGCACTGTCGCTGATAAAACTGTCGCAGATAAGGCGGATGGTAAAGATGCGCAGGTTACGACGAATGATTCTAAAGAACAGGTTGCTCAATCCCAAACTCAGGGTACATCAGCTGTAGATGGCTCTGCGCAAGCATCGCAAGCTAATGCAGCGATGAATGAAGGCAATAAATTGCTTGGTCAATTGGATGAGGCAAACAAAACTCTAAATCAAGCGCCAAACGGCAAAGGCTTGCCTCAGCAAGGTCAGGTAGATAAAGCCCAAGGTAATATCTCCGGTGCTTCAGTTGCAGTAGCCTCCGTTACGGATGAGGCGACACAGCAAACGAATGCAGCAACCCAAGAGAATAGTCTAGAGGTGGATTCTGAAATCGCTGTTCTTACCGGAGGTAAGGGTGTGTCTCAGCTGACCGATGATGAAATCCGACAGTTGATGGATAAAGGCGTCACTCCAGAACAAATTGAAGCCAGTATGAACCGAGAGCTGAGTCAAAAGAACGCGGCTAGTGCCGCGGTGGCCGAACAGAGCCAAGCGATCTCAGCTGCGGATATTGAACTAGCCAAGCAGGTTGATGCCCATACCAAAGCACTAAAACAATTGAATGGACAAATCGAATCAGAACAGTCTGTTGTCGATAGCTTGCTTAAGAAGCAACAAAGTGGTGCTAAGTTGACGGTTGATGAGCAAGCCGCTTTGGCTAAAGCGACCTCTAACTTAGACCTGTTGAATCAACAGCTCACTAACGTTCAACAACAAGCAACGGCTTTGCTAAATCAAGCCCCGGCTGTGAACAGCGCGTCTGGTGAACCCGCTGCTATTGATTGGGATAATACGGATTCAAGCGAAACTAAAGCCTTAGCTGCGGCAGCATCAACAGCAGCTGTAGCGACGGCTGCACAACAAGTGTCAGCGCAGGCCACTTCTCAATCAGCAAGCAATGCTCTTGCGGATAAAGCGCTAACACAACAGGCTGCTCAACAATTGACGTCTCAACAGGGGAGTGCAGCTCCTACGCAACAGCAAGCAGCCTTAGATCCTAGTTTGACGGCACAAAGCTTAGCGATGAATGCAGCACCAGTCGCTACCAAGGCGGGTGCGACTGATGCGCTTCTTAAAGCAGGGGCGGGTGCCGCAGCATTATCAGGCTTGGGTAAAGCTGGCGCGAAAGACGATTCTAAAGACTCGACCTTTGCTCAGCAGATCGCTTCTGCGGCAGGTGCGCAAGGTACAGCCACAGTAGGTTCAGCTCCGACACGAGCAGAAATTCAAGCGGCTCAACAGGCTCCTTTACAGCTCACTAAAGAGCTAGCCAACGAGCAGGTGGCAGAAAAAGTACAAATGATGATGTCTAAGAACCTTAAGAACTTGGATATCCGTCTTGACCCACCAGAGTTGGGGCAGATGAAAATTCGCATGACCATGAATAATGACGTGGCGAACGTGCACTTTACTGTCGGTAGCCAACAAGCGAGAGAGGTTATTGAACAAACCTTACCTCGTTTGAGGGAGATGCTTGCTCAGCAAGGGATGCAGCTTGCTGAGTCTTCAGTTCAGCAACAGAATTCTGGTCAGGGACAAGACAGGTACAACAATGGTGAGCAACAATCAGGCTCTAACCGTATAAATGATGGTCAAGGTGATGAAAACCTTGATAGCAACAGCAATCTTGAATTGAATGTCACGTCAAAGCGTGATGGAATTAGTTATTATGCCTAG
- the fliL gene encoding flagellar basal body-associated protein FliL — protein MAEEQETPKGKSKLLIIVIAVVVLLLGGGGAAFFLMDSDDKTESAGSSAEVQFMDADPVVYVNVPQAFLFNVTGDKKDRLVQIKVQLMVRGMKNEVLARYHSPLVESALLATFASATVDQLRSPAGRVELRNKATEDIKASLTQAVGQPVIEKVLFTDFVIQ, from the coding sequence ATGGCAGAAGAACAAGAAACACCGAAAGGAAAGAGTAAGCTTCTTATTATCGTTATCGCGGTTGTTGTGCTGTTACTTGGAGGTGGTGGTGCCGCATTTTTCTTAATGGATTCCGATGATAAAACTGAGAGTGCTGGATCGTCAGCTGAGGTTCAATTCATGGACGCTGATCCAGTGGTCTATGTTAATGTGCCTCAAGCTTTCTTATTTAACGTTACGGGCGATAAGAAAGATCGCTTAGTTCAGATAAAAGTACAGCTGATGGTACGTGGTATGAAGAATGAAGTTCTCGCTCGATACCACTCTCCACTTGTTGAAAGCGCACTACTTGCTACATTCGCTTCGGCGACGGTCGATCAATTACGATCTCCTGCCGGCAGAGTTGAACTGCGGAACAAGGCGACTGAAGATATTAAAGCAAGCTTAACTCAAGCTGTTGGCCAGCCGGTCATTGAAAAAGTGTTATTCACTGACTTTGTAATTCAATAG
- the fliM gene encoding flagellar motor switch protein FliM has protein sequence MTDLLSQDEIDALLHGVDDVEDVEDVLETESDNTVNFDFSSQDRIVRGRMPTLELINERFARHMRISLFNMLRKTAEVSINGVQMMKFGEYQNTLYVPTSLNMVRFRPLKGTALITMEARLVFILVENFFGGDGRFHAKIEGREFTPTERRIIQLLLKIVFEDYKEAWSPVMGVEFEYLDSEVNPSMANIVSPTEVIVVSSFHIEVDGGGGDFHVVMPYSMVEPIRELLDAGVQSDKMETDVRWSSALRDEIMDVPVNFRVNLLEQDISLRDLMELRPGDVIPMNMPEHATMFVEELPTYRVKMGRSGEKLAVQISEKIERPHVVKTDLAFLGKDLMSELENSEDEE, from the coding sequence GTGACCGATTTATTAAGCCAAGACGAAATTGATGCGCTATTACATGGCGTTGATGATGTTGAAGACGTTGAAGATGTCTTAGAAACCGAAAGTGACAATACGGTCAATTTTGATTTCTCATCACAAGATCGAATCGTTCGTGGTCGAATGCCGACCCTTGAACTTATTAACGAGCGTTTCGCACGTCATATGCGTATTAGCTTGTTTAATATGTTGCGTAAGACGGCTGAAGTGTCGATCAACGGCGTACAGATGATGAAATTTGGTGAGTACCAGAACACACTCTATGTACCCACAAGTTTAAACATGGTTCGCTTCCGCCCGTTAAAAGGTACTGCGCTAATCACGATGGAAGCTCGGCTAGTTTTCATTCTCGTAGAGAACTTTTTTGGTGGTGATGGTCGTTTTCACGCCAAGATTGAAGGTCGCGAATTTACACCAACAGAAAGACGAATTATTCAGTTACTACTGAAAATTGTTTTTGAAGATTACAAAGAAGCTTGGTCTCCCGTGATGGGCGTTGAGTTTGAATACTTGGACTCTGAAGTAAACCCAAGTATGGCTAACATTGTGAGCCCTACCGAAGTGATTGTTGTGAGTTCATTTCACATTGAAGTCGATGGCGGTGGCGGTGATTTCCATGTGGTTATGCCTTACTCAATGGTTGAGCCGATTCGTGAACTGCTGGATGCTGGTGTCCAATCAGATAAAATGGAAACCGACGTTCGTTGGAGTTCAGCATTGCGTGATGAAATCATGGATGTGCCAGTCAACTTCCGTGTCAATTTGCTCGAGCAAGATATCTCTTTGCGTGATTTGATGGAACTTCGTCCTGGGGATGTTATCCCGATGAATATGCCTGAGCATGCAACCATGTTTGTTGAAGAACTGCCGACCTATCGTGTGAAAATGGGCCGTTCTGGAGAGAAGCTCGCGGTACAGATTTCTGAAAAAATTGAAAGACCTCATGTGGTCAAAACCGATCTCGCTTTTCTTGGCAAAGACTTAATGTCTGAGCTGGAAAATAGCGAAGATGAAGAATAG
- the fliN gene encoding flagellar motor switch protein FliN gives MEPSEDQKLADEWAAALGEDPSAPSIDVDDVLAAPLDELTDSSSPISEDERRKLDTIMDIPVTISMEVGRSQISIRNLLQLNQGSVVELDRIAGESLDVMVNGTLIAHGEVVVVNDKFGIRLTDVISQTERIKKLR, from the coding sequence ATGGAACCTAGTGAAGATCAAAAGCTAGCAGACGAATGGGCTGCAGCACTTGGTGAAGACCCTTCAGCACCGTCAATCGATGTTGATGATGTTCTCGCAGCACCACTTGATGAGTTAACCGACTCATCGTCTCCAATTTCAGAAGATGAGCGTCGTAAGCTGGATACCATTATGGACATCCCAGTGACTATCTCAATGGAAGTCGGCCGCTCTCAAATTAGTATCCGTAACTTACTTCAATTGAACCAAGGTTCGGTTGTTGAGCTAGATAGAATTGCTGGTGAGTCACTTGACGTGATGGTTAACGGCACTCTGATTGCTCATGGAGAAGTGGTTGTGGTGAATGACAAATTTGGTATTCGTTTGACAGACGTTATTAGTCAAACAGAACGAATTAAGAAGTTGCGTTAA